The Saccopteryx leptura isolate mSacLep1 chromosome 2, mSacLep1_pri_phased_curated, whole genome shotgun sequence genome has a window encoding:
- the CCDC184 gene encoding coiled-coil domain-containing protein 184: MEDGLLEIMTKDGSDMPAPLEVSTVPAVGDVISGEYNGSMKELMEHLKAQLQALFEDVRAMRGALDEQASHIQVLSDDVCANQRAIVSMCQIMTTAPRQGALGVVGSKGSFPGAPQEPETPSPEIEDSDILGRDPEDEEEDDDEEEKEMPRSSTPTSHCERSESPCAGLLGGDGALVEPLDLPDITLLQLESEASL, from the coding sequence ATGGAGGACGGTCTGCTGGAGATCATGACCAAGGACGGCAGCGACATGCCGGCACCTCTGGAGGTGTCCACTGTGCCGGCCGTGGGGGACGTGATCTCCGGCGAGTACAACGGCAGCATGAAGGAACTGATGGAGCACCTGAaggcccagctgcaggccctGTTTGAGGATGTGAGGGCCATGCGGGGGGCGCTGGACGAGCAGGCCTCGCACATCCAGGTGCTCTCAGACGACGTGTGCGCCAACCAGCGGGCCATTGTCTCTATGTGCCAGATTATGACCACGGCGCCCCGCCAGGGCGCCCTGGGCGTGGTCGGCAGCAAGGGGAGCTTCCCGGGCGCCCCCCAAGAGCCCGAGACCCCGTCGCCTGAGATCGAGGACAGCGATATCCTGGGTCGCGATCctgaggacgaggaggaggacgacgatgaagaagagaaggaaatgccCCGCTCCTCCACACCCACTAGTCACTGTGAGCGCTCTGAGAGCCCCTGTGCTGGTCTCCTTGGCGGGGACGGGGCACTTGTGGAGCCCCTCGATCTGCCCGACATTACTCTGCTGCAGCTGGAGAGCGAGGCTTCCCTGTGA